In the Phaeobacter piscinae genome, AGTGTTCTTCGTTGACGCTAGTCGAAAAATCCGGCCCCACAACCATCGCAAACCTCCCGGCAGTCACCTTTCTAAAAATACTCGCGCCGCAGGCAGGTCCGCAAGGCGGGCCTTCGCTGTCCAAAATGAAAAAGGGCCGCCCGAAGGCAGCCCAAATTCCTAACATCATAAGTGGCGGACGTCTGGCAGATTGGCCTATGCGGCCAATCGCCTTTTGTCGTATCCCAAATCCCAACGGGATTTGTGATTACATCATGCCGCCCATGCCGCCCATGCCGCCCATGTCGGGCATGCCGCCGCCTGCCGCCGCGCCTTCTTTGGCGGGCTTGTCAGCAACCATGGCTTCGGTGGTGATCAGAAGGCCAGCAACCGATGCCGCATCTTCCAGAGCGGTGCGGGTCACTTTGGCCGGGTCAATCACGCCGAAGGAGAACATGTCGCCATATTCATCGGTCTGAGCGTTGTAGCCGAAGCTGTTGTCCGCGGATTCGCGGATCTTGCCTGCAACCACGGCACCGTCGACACCTGCGTTTTCAGCGATCTGGCGCAGCGGCGCTTCGATGGCTTTGCGCACGATGGTGATACCGGCGTTCTGGTCAGAGTTTGCACCCTCGACACCGTCCAGTGCCTTACCGGCCTGAACCAGAGCAACACCACCACCAACGATGACGCCTTCCTGCACAGCTGCGCGGGTTGCGTTCAGGGCATCGTCGACGCGGTCTTTACGCTCTTTCACTTCCACTTCGGTCATGCCACCGACGCGGATCACGGCAACACCGCCTGCCAGTTTGGCAACGCGCTCTTGCAGCTTCTCACGGTCATAGTCGGACGTGGTTTCTTCGATCTGGGTGCGGATCTGTGCAACACGTGCTTCGATCTCGGCCTTCTCGCCAGCACCATCGACGATGGTGGTTTCGTCTTTGGTGATTTCGATTTTCTTGGCGGTGCCCAGCATGTCCATGGTGACGGACTCAAGTTTCATGCCCAGATCTTCGGAGATCACCTGACCACCGGTCAGAATTGCGATGTCCTGCAGCATGGCTTTGCGGCGATCGCCGAAGCCCGGCGCCTTGACAGCAGCAATTTTCAGGCCGCCGCGCAGTTTGTTGACAACCAGAGTTGCCAGCGCTTCGCCTTCGACGTCTTCCGCGATGATCAGCAGCGGCTTCTGCGACTGAATCACCTGCTCCAGCAGCGGAACCATGGCTTGCAGCGAGGAGAGTTTCTTCTCGTGCAGCAGGATCATGCAGTCGTCGAGCTCTGCAATCATCTTGTCAGGGTTGGTGACGAAGTAAGGCGACAGGTAACCACGGTCGAACTGCATACCTTCGACAACGGTGGTCTCGGTTTCCAGACCTTTGTTTTCTTCGACGGTGATGACGCCTTCGTTGCCGACTTTCTGCATCGCGTCTGCGATCTGACGGCCGATTTCAGCTTCGCCGTTGGCGGAGATGGTGCCAACCTGCGCAACTTCGTCGCTGTCTTTTACGTCACGGGCCGATGCTTTGATCGCTTCGACAACCTTGGAGGTCGCGAGGTCGATGCCGCGCTTCAGGTCCATCGGGTTCAGGCCAGCAGCAACCTGCTTCAGGCCTTCTTTGACGATGGCTTGCGCCAGCACGGTTGCGGTGGTGGTACCGTCACCGGCTTCGTCGTTGGTGCGGGAAGCAACTTCCTTCACCATCTGGGCGCCCATGTTTTCGAACTTGTCTTCCAGTTCGATTTCCTTTGCCACGGACACGCCATCCTTGGTGATGCGCGGTGCGCCAAAGGATTTGTCCAGAACCACATTGCGGCCTTTGGGGCCCAGGGTCACTTTCACGGCATCAGCCAGAATGTTGACGCCTTTCAGCATACGGTTGCGGGCATCGGTGTCGAATTTGACGTCCTTAGCAGCCATTGTTCACTCTCCTAGAGAAATTCTGTAGTTGTCAGCGGATGGGATCAGAGAAGAATTCGGGAAAACCCGGCATCTTACTCGATGATGCCCATGATGTCGCTTTCTTTCATCATCAGCAGCTCTTCGCCGTCGACGTTGACCTCAGTGCCGGACCATTTGCCGAACAGGATTTTGTCGCCAGCAGACACAGCCATCGCGATCAACTCGCCGCTGTCCTTACGTGCGCCTTCGCCGGTTGCAACGACAACGCCTTCGCTCGGCTTTTCCTTGGCGGAATCAGGAATGATCAGACCACCGGCGGTTTTTTCTTCGCTCTCGGTGCGACGGACCAGCACGCGGTCATGAAGCGGTTTCAGTGCCATCTTTGTAGCTCCTTAAAGGCTCAAAGGTTGTTGTCCCTCCCCCTGCTCCCCGCAGAGGGTGTTAGCACTCAACACGATTGAGTGCTAACGACGGAATAGCTAGGCAGGGTGCGCGCCTCTGTCAACAGGTTGCTTAGGAAATTTTGTGGCAATTTTCGGGCGCGTGCGTCAGCCCTGTTCCCATTCTGACTGGGTCGCCTCGACAGGCCTTGTTGGCTCCCAGCTGTGGGCCCAATGAACCAGGCCTGCCTGGCCTGCCTCCGTCAATTGGTAAATACCTGTCTGCACGCGACTGAACCAGCCGTAGTGATTGCTCGCCATGATCCGCGTCGCTTGCGGGACATTTACCATTTTGGCTACGACCGCCCCTTTGCTTGGCCCGTGCTCGGCCAGATGGGCAGCACAGCGCAGCGCATCCTGACGATAGGCAGTGACAATGCCGTGACGTGTTGCGCCGCCTGCGTTGGGATCGCCCTGAAGGCGTTGGAACTCGCGCAGCAGACGCGTCTGCTTTTTCGCCGACTTGCGTGGCGCATAAGGCCCTGGATCGCATTGCACCTCAACCCGCCCATCCGGCAGCACCGTGATCAGCCCCAATCCCAGACGTCGGCACATCGACAAGTTGTCTTTGAGCATGCGCCGCGCCTGACGTCCCGATGGTTTGGGCACCGCGATATAGACTAGATCGCTCAGCGCAAGCCGTGTGATCGCCTGATGAAACAGGGAGAGTGAAAACCGCAGCTTCAGCTCTACGATGACCGGCGGCTCATCACCGCGACAGGCTACAACGTCAGCGGCGCCGACCTCACCCTTGACGGTGTAGCCCTGGCTTTCGAACAGGGCCTTAACAGGCGGATAGAGCTGATCTTCTCGGTCCATAGCGCGATGGTAGCCGCGACCGCGCCGAAGGAAAAGCAGTTCGCCACGATCGCCTGCCCGGTGCCTTAGATCCCTGCCGGTCAGCGTAGATCTGCACAAACGACATAGCCGCCTTGATCAGTCACCGGTCCGGGGTGACAAGTCTCCGCCCCATGCCTATAAGACGCGCAAAATTCCGGCACCTGCATAGGACACACGTCATGACCACCTTCGTATTCGGCCATAAATCTCCCGACACCGATTCCACCGGCTCCGCGATCATCTGGTCCTGGTACCTGAACCAGATCAAAGGCGTCGACGCCGCGCCGAAACTGCTGGGCGAGCCCAACACCGAGGCGGCCTTCATGCTGCGGCACTGGGGTCTGGATAAGCCGGAGATCATCGCAGACGTCGCCGATGATCAGCCTGTTGTGATCGTCGACACCAACAATCCCGCCGAATTGCCCGCCAATATCAATGGCGCCGATATTCAAGCGATTATTGATCACCACAAGCTGGTTGGCGGCCTGGAAACAAAAGGCCCGATCAACATCCGCATCGAGCCGGTCGCCTGCACCGCGACCATCATGTGGAAGATGATCGGCGCAGATCTGGCCCAGGCCCCGCGTGAGATCAAAGGCGCGATGCTGACCTGTATCCTGAGTGACACGCTGGAGTTCCGCTCCCCCACCACAACCCAGGAAGACAAGGCCGTGGCTTATAGCCTGGCAGAAGATCTGGGCGTGGATATCGCCGCTTATGCTGCCGATATGTTTGCTGCGAAATCCGACGTGTCGGCCTTCTCCGACGCAGAACTCCTGCGGATGGATTCAAAGGAATATGCCGTCGACGGCACCAAGTTCCGCGTCTCCGTTCTGGAAACCACCGCTCCCGGCGTGGTTCTGGATCGCAAGGCGTCCTTGATGGAAACCATGACATCGGTGGCCAAAGAAGACGGTGTCGATCAGGTTCTGCTGTTCGTCGTG is a window encoding:
- the groL gene encoding chaperonin GroEL (60 kDa chaperone family; promotes refolding of misfolded polypeptides especially under stressful conditions; forms two stacked rings of heptamers to form a barrel-shaped 14mer; ends can be capped by GroES; misfolded proteins enter the barrel where they are refolded when GroES binds), which gives rise to MAAKDVKFDTDARNRMLKGVNILADAVKVTLGPKGRNVVLDKSFGAPRITKDGVSVAKEIELEDKFENMGAQMVKEVASRTNDEAGDGTTTATVLAQAIVKEGLKQVAAGLNPMDLKRGIDLATSKVVEAIKASARDVKDSDEVAQVGTISANGEAEIGRQIADAMQKVGNEGVITVEENKGLETETTVVEGMQFDRGYLSPYFVTNPDKMIAELDDCMILLHEKKLSSLQAMVPLLEQVIQSQKPLLIIAEDVEGEALATLVVNKLRGGLKIAAVKAPGFGDRRKAMLQDIAILTGGQVISEDLGMKLESVTMDMLGTAKKIEITKDETTIVDGAGEKAEIEARVAQIRTQIEETTSDYDREKLQERVAKLAGGVAVIRVGGMTEVEVKERKDRVDDALNATRAAVQEGVIVGGGVALVQAGKALDGVEGANSDQNAGITIVRKAIEAPLRQIAENAGVDGAVVAGKIRESADNSFGYNAQTDEYGDMFSFGVIDPAKVTRTALEDAASVAGLLITTEAMVADKPAKEGAAAGGGMPDMGGMGGMGGMM
- a CDS encoding co-chaperone GroES, with amino-acid sequence MALKPLHDRVLVRRTESEEKTAGGLIIPDSAKEKPSEGVVVATGEGARKDSGELIAMAVSAGDKILFGKWSGTEVNVDGEELLMMKESDIMGIIE
- a CDS encoding DUF2161 domain-containing phosphodiesterase; amino-acid sequence: MDREDQLYPPVKALFESQGYTVKGEVGAADVVACRGDEPPVIVELKLRFSLSLFHQAITRLALSDLVYIAVPKPSGRQARRMLKDNLSMCRRLGLGLITVLPDGRVEVQCDPGPYAPRKSAKKQTRLLREFQRLQGDPNAGGATRHGIVTAYRQDALRCAAHLAEHGPSKGAVVAKMVNVPQATRIMASNHYGWFSRVQTGIYQLTEAGQAGLVHWAHSWEPTRPVEATQSEWEQG
- a CDS encoding manganese-dependent inorganic pyrophosphatase, whose amino-acid sequence is MTTFVFGHKSPDTDSTGSAIIWSWYLNQIKGVDAAPKLLGEPNTEAAFMLRHWGLDKPEIIADVADDQPVVIVDTNNPAELPANINGADIQAIIDHHKLVGGLETKGPINIRIEPVACTATIMWKMIGADLAQAPREIKGAMLTCILSDTLEFRSPTTTQEDKAVAYSLAEDLGVDIAAYAADMFAAKSDVSAFSDAELLRMDSKEYAVDGTKFRVSVLETTAPGVVLDRKASLMETMTSVAKEDGVDQVLLFVVDILKEEATLLVPNDLVRSLASKSFDATAEGDTVVLPGVMSRKKQIIPNLAI